The following are from one region of the Bactrocera oleae isolate idBacOlea1 chromosome 6, idBacOlea1, whole genome shotgun sequence genome:
- the mRpL46 gene encoding large ribosomal subunit protein mL46: MYRKIVTNLVKFVPKRNVSEILRPMSAKSVQSKSIENWDLYASVLVERLPVVSKSFNAIEREFQEHLWRVELENSLKSDHELKHQRDLIQSELIKKGKMEVDLDDSASKQTAQDLKDAYSEELKSFQFALRSTADDATNKTNSTDRCLEEILYLVIEESLSKQTVKMLPQGPRLDGETMRQAAERVLREKCGTQLKVTFYGNAPCGFYKYKYPTEMRKSSVGAKVFFYRASLHGGNVDTAIAKKFEWLTRPVLEEKLQKPEYSESIQKFLL, encoded by the coding sequence atgtatcgAAAAATTGTTACGAATCTTgtgaagtttgttccgaaaagAAATGTGAGCGAAATACTGCGACCAATGTCGGCAAAGTCTGTGCAATCTAAATCAATTGAAAACTGGGATTTGTATGCATCTGTCCTTGTAGAACGTCTGCCCGTTGTATCAAAAAGTTTCAACGCTATTGAACGTGAATTCCAGGAGCATCTATGGCGCGTAGAGTTGGAGAACAGTTTAAAATCAGATCATGAACTTAAACATCAACGAGACTTAATACAAAGTGAACTGatcaaaaaaggaaaaatgGAAGTGGACCTTGACGACAGCGCTTCCAAGCAGACAGCACAAGATTTAAAAGATGCCTACTCGGAAgagttaaaaagttttcaatttgcTTTACGTTCTACTGCCGACGATGCAACTAATAAAACGAATTCTACAGACCGATGTTTAGAAGAAATTTTGTATCTGGTTATCGAGGAATCATTAAGCAAGCAAACAGTAAAAATGTTACCACAAGGTCCACGACTAGATGGTGAGACCATGCGTCAGGCGGCGGAACGAGTGCTACGCGAAAAATGTGGTACTCAATTGAAGGTCACTTTCTATGGAAACGCACCATGTggattttacaaatataaatatccaACAGAAATGCGTAAAAGTAGTGTCGGAGCCAAAGTTTTCTTTTACCGAGCATCCCTACATGGCGGTAATGTCGATACGGCGATTGCGAAAAAATTCGAATGGCTGACAAGGCCAGTATTAGAGGAAAAACTTCAAAAACCTGAATATTCAGaaagtatacaaaaatttttgttataa
- the PolD2 gene encoding DNA polymerase delta subunit 2 — protein MLSRSNSEYEDLSRKFRLTSFDYHKQYSHFYAHRLREMTSLLLPLAEKHWSNNYAVKKLCDLREEQRETCIIIGTIYKHQAHKPSILREISEENQLAPQPPREHYADLEDKLILEDELQRVRLYGKVDGRFMSSGIVCAALGSIEEDGRFDVEEMLYYEAGPQKPLSNKGYNRKLVLLSGINCTRADDYIDELNLFQHWLCGNVFGKQNTQIVRVIVAGNSVGKATEESQTASLQPRNNDNNEAVEAIRSVDSWLACWSKSVSIDIMPGGHDPANFMLPQQPFHQFMFPKASQSASFRSVPNPYAFSLDNTQIVGCSGQNIHDLLRCTMIEKPLEALRSTLVWGHLAPTAPDTLACYPYVDTDPLILHECPHVYFAGNCDVFETDIHKGSQQQTTRIICVPNFSKTQSIAVVDLDTLDCKEIKFKTDK, from the coding sequence ATGTTATCTCGAAGTAATTCTGAGTATGAGGATCTATCCCGCAAATTTCGGCTTACCTCATTCGATTATCACAAACAATACTCACACTTTTATGCTCATCGATTAAGGGAAATGACATCTCTCCTTTTACCACTAGCGGAGAAACATTGGAGCAACAACTATGCTGTAAAGAAACTTTGTGATTTACGTGAGGAGCAAAGAGAAACTTGTATTATTATAGGTACAATTTACAAACATCAAGCTCACAAACCAAGTATATTGCGTGAAATTTCTGAGGAGAATCAACTCGCTCCGCAGCCACCTCGTGAACATTATGCAGACCTTGAAGATAAGTTAATTCTTGAGGATGAACTTCAACGAGTGCGTTTGTATGGTAAAGTAGACGGTCGTTTTATGTCATCCGGTATAGTTTGTGCTGCTTTGGGAAGCATTGAGGAAGATGGCCGATTCGATGTTGAAGAAATGCTGTATTATGAAGCGGGTCCTCAAAAGCCTTTGTCCAATAAAGGCTATAATCGAAAACTTGTTCTTTTATCTGGTATTAATTGTAcaagagcggatgactatatcgACGAACTTAACTTATTTCAACATTGGTTATGTGGAAACGTGTTTGGAAAACAAAATACCCAAATAGTTCGCGTTATTGTGGCTGGAAATTCAGTTGGAAAAGCAACAGAAGAAAGTCAAACTGCATCTTTGCAACCTCGCAACAACGATAACAATGAAGCAGTAGAAGCAATACGTTCTGTTGACAGTTGGCTTGCTTGTTGGTCAAAAAGTGTATCAATTGACATAATGCCAGGAGGGCATGATCCAGCCAACTTCATGCTTCCTCAACAACCGTTCCATCAATTTATGTTCCCCAAGGCTTCTCAGAGTGCATCTTTTCGAAGTGTTCCTAACCCGTATGCTTTTTCATTAGATAATACTCAAATTGTGGGATGTTCCGGACAGAATATACATGACTTACTTAGATGTACAATGATAGAAAAGCCTTTAGAAGCGCTTCGAAGCACTTTAGTTTGGGGACATTTAGCACCAACAGCACCGGACACCCTTGCGTGTTATCCATATGTTGACACAGATCCTCTTATTTTGCACGAATGTCCTCACGTGTATTTCGCAGGAAATTGTGACGTATTTGAAACTGACATACATAAAGGCTCACAGCAACAAACTACACGTATAATCTGTGTACCCAACTTTTCGAAAACACAAAGCATTGCTGTAGTCGACTTGGATACTCTGGAttgcaaagaaataaaatttaagacaGATAAATAA
- the LOC106615496 gene encoding U6 snRNA-associated Sm-like protein LSm8, giving the protein MASGLEAYINHTVSIITADGRNFIGTLKGFDQTINVILDESHERVFSTTSGIEQIVLGLHIIRGDNIAVIGLIDDQIDSRLDLGNIRGEPLGPVVH; this is encoded by the coding sequence ATGGCATCAGGATTGGAGGCCTACATAAATCATACGGTGTCCATAATTACCGCCGATGGTCGAAACTTTATTGGCACTCTAAAAGGGTTCGATCAAACTATAAATGTCATCTTAGACGAGTCGCATGAGCGGGTCTTCTCCACTACATCCGGTATCGAACAAATAGTTTTGGGACTACATATTATTCGTGGTGATAACATTGCCGTGATTGGCCTTATAGATGACCAAATTGATTCGCGGCTTGACTTGGGTAACATACGAGGGGAACCATTGGGTCCAGTAGTTCATTAA
- the LOC106615480 gene encoding protein ST7 homolog isoform X1 translates to MWDSSVFLSTLTPKFYVALTGTSSLISGLILIFEWWYFRKYGTSFIEQVSINHISPWINGSDAQADANGNGNNGSTNGTAGSSNNQTAGSSQQMPECKVWRNPLNLYRGAEYQRFFWATNKEPLTYYDMNLSAQDHQTFFTCEVGDARKEEYEIMQTAWRERNPVQRIKAAHNALEINPECAPAYILLAEEEATTILEAEKILKTALKVAEINYRRSQATQHQGPIAEAAHRRDTNVLIYIKRRMAMCARKLGKLKEAAKIFRDLSKEIPSIMNVLNVHENLIETLLEMQAYADCQAVLAKYDDISLPKSATICYTAALLKARSVADKFSPDIASKRGLNTIEMSAVEAIHRAVEFNPHVPKYLLETKPLILPPEHILKRGDSEALAYSFFHLKHWKNVEGAINLLHCTWEGTFRMLPYPLERGHLFYPYPTCTECADRELLPAFHEVSVYPKKELPFFILFTAGLCSFTALLALLTHQYPEPMGALAQNVLLYISYPFQILKERIEALWPCNFLHQLTRV, encoded by the exons atgtgGGACTCCTCGGTGTTCCTAAGCACACTAACGCCGAAGTTTTATGTGGCTTTGACCGGAACATCGAGTCTTATTTCcggattaattttaattttcgagtGGTGGTATTTTCGTAAATATGGCACATCTTTTATag aacAAGTCTCTATAAACCACATTAGTCCATGGATAAATGGTAGCGATGCACAGGCTGACGCGAATGGGAATGGAAATAATGGTAGTACAAATGGAACAGCAGGAAGTTCTAATAATCAGACGGCTGGTTCAAGCCAGCAAATGCCAGAGTGCAAAGTCTGGCGAAATCCCTTGAACTTATATCGAGGAGCAGAATATCAACGCTTTTTTTGGGCAACTAACAAAGAGCCTCTAACTTATTATGACATGAATCTGAGCGCACAAGACCATCAAACATTCTTTACATGCGAAG TAGGAGATGCGAGAAAAGAAGAATATGAAATAATGCAAACAGCTTGGCGGGAACGTAACCCAGTTCAACGGATAAAAGCCGCTCATAATGCGCTTGAAATTAATCCAGAATGCGCGCCCGCTTACATACTTTTAGCTGAAGAAGAAGCCACAACTATTTTGGAAGCcgaaaagatattaaaaacagCCCTTAAggttgcagaaataaattaCCGAAGATCACAGGCTACACAGCATCAAGGTCCTATAGCCGAAGCTGCACATCGCCGTGACACAAATGTACTAATCTATATTAAACGACGAATGGCGATGTGCGCACGGAAGCTAGGAAAATTAAAAGAGGCCGCCAAAATATTTCGTGATCTCAGCAAAGAAATTCCATCTATCATGAATGTACTAAACGTGCATGAAAATCTCATAGAGACGCTGCTTGAGATGCAAGCTTATGCCGACTGTCAGGCAGTTTTGGCCAAATATGATGATATTTCTTTACCTAAATCGGCGACCATTTGCTACACGGCAGCGTTATTAAAAGCTCGTTCGGTGGCAGATAAATTCTCGCCCGATATAGCGTCAAAGCGCGGTCTTAATACCATTGAAATGAGCGCCGTCGAAGCAATTCATCGAGCTGTTGAATTTAATCCGCATGTACCGAAATATTTATTGGAAACAAAACCACTTATTTTACCACCAGAACACATATTAAAACGTGGCGACTCAGAGGCGCTTGCTTATtcttttttccatttaaaacATTGGAAAAATGTGGAAGGAGCAATCAATTTACTTCATTGCACATGGGAAGGTACATTTCGTATGTTACCATATCCGTTAGAGCGGGGCCATCTATTCTATCCATATCCGACATGTACAGAATGTGCTGATCGCGAATTACTGCCAGCCTTTCACGAGGTGTCAGTTTATCCCAAAAAGGAATTGccattctttattttatttacagcaGGACTTTGTTCTTTCACAGCACTTTTAGCTTTGCTTACACATCAGTATCCGGAGCCGATGGGAGCGCTTGCACAAAATGTTCTTCTTTATATCTCCTATccatttcaaatattaaaagagCGCATTGAAGCTTTATGGCCATGTAACTTTCTTCATCAGCTGACTCGAGTTTAA
- the LOC106615480 gene encoding protein ST7 homolog isoform X2 — protein MWDSSVFLSTLTPKFYVALTGTSSLISGLILIFEWWYFRKYGTSFIEQVSINHISPWINGSDAQADANGNGNNGSTNGTAGSSNNQTAGSSQQMPECKVWRNPLNLYRGAEYQRFFWATNKEPLTYYDMNLSAQDHQTFFTCEGDARKEEYEIMQTAWRERNPVQRIKAAHNALEINPECAPAYILLAEEEATTILEAEKILKTALKVAEINYRRSQATQHQGPIAEAAHRRDTNVLIYIKRRMAMCARKLGKLKEAAKIFRDLSKEIPSIMNVLNVHENLIETLLEMQAYADCQAVLAKYDDISLPKSATICYTAALLKARSVADKFSPDIASKRGLNTIEMSAVEAIHRAVEFNPHVPKYLLETKPLILPPEHILKRGDSEALAYSFFHLKHWKNVEGAINLLHCTWEGTFRMLPYPLERGHLFYPYPTCTECADRELLPAFHEVSVYPKKELPFFILFTAGLCSFTALLALLTHQYPEPMGALAQNVLLYISYPFQILKERIEALWPCNFLHQLTRV, from the exons atgtgGGACTCCTCGGTGTTCCTAAGCACACTAACGCCGAAGTTTTATGTGGCTTTGACCGGAACATCGAGTCTTATTTCcggattaattttaattttcgagtGGTGGTATTTTCGTAAATATGGCACATCTTTTATag aacAAGTCTCTATAAACCACATTAGTCCATGGATAAATGGTAGCGATGCACAGGCTGACGCGAATGGGAATGGAAATAATGGTAGTACAAATGGAACAGCAGGAAGTTCTAATAATCAGACGGCTGGTTCAAGCCAGCAAATGCCAGAGTGCAAAGTCTGGCGAAATCCCTTGAACTTATATCGAGGAGCAGAATATCAACGCTTTTTTTGGGCAACTAACAAAGAGCCTCTAACTTATTATGACATGAATCTGAGCGCACAAGACCATCAAACATTCTTTACATGCGAAG GAGATGCGAGAAAAGAAGAATATGAAATAATGCAAACAGCTTGGCGGGAACGTAACCCAGTTCAACGGATAAAAGCCGCTCATAATGCGCTTGAAATTAATCCAGAATGCGCGCCCGCTTACATACTTTTAGCTGAAGAAGAAGCCACAACTATTTTGGAAGCcgaaaagatattaaaaacagCCCTTAAggttgcagaaataaattaCCGAAGATCACAGGCTACACAGCATCAAGGTCCTATAGCCGAAGCTGCACATCGCCGTGACACAAATGTACTAATCTATATTAAACGACGAATGGCGATGTGCGCACGGAAGCTAGGAAAATTAAAAGAGGCCGCCAAAATATTTCGTGATCTCAGCAAAGAAATTCCATCTATCATGAATGTACTAAACGTGCATGAAAATCTCATAGAGACGCTGCTTGAGATGCAAGCTTATGCCGACTGTCAGGCAGTTTTGGCCAAATATGATGATATTTCTTTACCTAAATCGGCGACCATTTGCTACACGGCAGCGTTATTAAAAGCTCGTTCGGTGGCAGATAAATTCTCGCCCGATATAGCGTCAAAGCGCGGTCTTAATACCATTGAAATGAGCGCCGTCGAAGCAATTCATCGAGCTGTTGAATTTAATCCGCATGTACCGAAATATTTATTGGAAACAAAACCACTTATTTTACCACCAGAACACATATTAAAACGTGGCGACTCAGAGGCGCTTGCTTATtcttttttccatttaaaacATTGGAAAAATGTGGAAGGAGCAATCAATTTACTTCATTGCACATGGGAAGGTACATTTCGTATGTTACCATATCCGTTAGAGCGGGGCCATCTATTCTATCCATATCCGACATGTACAGAATGTGCTGATCGCGAATTACTGCCAGCCTTTCACGAGGTGTCAGTTTATCCCAAAAAGGAATTGccattctttattttatttacagcaGGACTTTGTTCTTTCACAGCACTTTTAGCTTTGCTTACACATCAGTATCCGGAGCCGATGGGAGCGCTTGCACAAAATGTTCTTCTTTATATCTCCTATccatttcaaatattaaaagagCGCATTGAAGCTTTATGGCCATGTAACTTTCTTCATCAGCTGACTCGAGTTTAA